One genomic region from Osmerus mordax isolate fOsmMor3 chromosome 4, fOsmMor3.pri, whole genome shotgun sequence encodes:
- the si:dkeyp-50b9.1 gene encoding uncharacterized protein si:dkeyp-50b9.1: MVCPPHNAFLAHADSDAVEFFASCGLSDDALLNDKFREVRDEWTNTTLMSYLPPYYTESESRSPGFSLVLPELEREVEQAKNTALEAYQQQAVCVARLVREVKTLREQLKLQRREVDNLNDELGKERERRHRVEQQFLEYKLRKTRQLMERQVIDSDDAVDPRVECPSPPPSPPGLGQPSMGTEVLQTGAGRG; encoded by the exons ATGGTGTGCCCTCCCCACAACGCCTTCCTGGCGCACGCCGACTCGGACGCCGTCGAATTCTTCGCCAGCTGCGGCCTCTCCGACGACGCCCTTCTTAACGACAAGTtcag ggaggtgagggatgaaTGGACCAACACCACGCTGATGAGCTACCTGCCGCCGTACTACACAG aGTCTGAGAGTCGTAGCCCAGGGTTCTCCCTGGTCCTgccagagctggagagagaggtggagcaggC gaagaacacagctcTAGAAGCCTACCagcagcaggctgtgtgtgttgccaggcTGGTCAGGGAAGTCAAGACCCTCAGGGAGCAG CTTaaactgcagagaagggaggtggACAACCTTAATGATGAGCtgggcaaggagagagagagacggcacaGAGTAG AGCAGCAGTTCTTGGAGTATAAACTGAGAAAGACCAGACAGCTTATGGAAAGACAGGTGATAGACTCAG ATGATGCAGTGGATCCCCGTGTAGAgtgccccagcccccctcccagccccccaggccTGGGGCAGCCCTCCATGGGGACAGAGGTGTTGCAGACTGGGGCTGGACGTGGATAA